In Myxococcus stipitatus, the following are encoded in one genomic region:
- a CDS encoding type I polyketide synthase has protein sequence MSREFYEKIANLPPKRLALLALELNTENEALKRTRSEPIAIVGTSCRLPGGVESPEDFWRLLSNGVDAIREVPRDRWDAEALFDPEPGRPGKTYARWGGFIDGIEQFDAGFFGISPREASRMDPQHRMLLELAWEALERAGQPADQLAGSRTGVFLGVIGSDYARLQAERLGGSLDIYHLTGTCLNAAAGRLSYALGLQGPSMAIDTACSSSLVALHTACQSLRNRDCDLALAAGVNLMLSPEGAIALSSSRGLAPDGRCKTFDAAADGFVRAEGVAVVVLKRLSQAQADGDEILALIAGSCVNQDGASSGLMVPNGPAQELVIRQALSNAGLAPSQISFIEAHGTGTSLGDPIELQALAHVFGEGRAAESPLIVGAVKSNIGHLEATAGLAGILKVVLALRHEAIPPNLHFKRLNPNIAIGNAPVVIPTEQRPWPRGERPRFAGVSAFGLSGTNAHIILQEAPAPHATSTPERGAELLVLSARSPEALVATARRHADWLTEHPEASLRDVCATAALRRAHHEHRLALTGRTPGELAEKLQALARGESVAGGTVGRKVGGARRRVVFVFPGQGSQWLGMGRRLLEEEPVFRAALERCAEAIRAEAAFNLLEVLAADAEHSRLGEIDVIQPVLFAMEVALAELWRAWGIEPDAVVGHSMGEVAAAHVAGALGLEDAVAIICRRSKLLRTVSGRGAMFMVDLTLEEAKEALRGFEDRVSVAVSNGVRSTVLSGDPVALEEVTRRLSAREVFFRPVKVDVASHSPQMDPLRPELLTALQGVRPRVASIPMCSTVTGAMVDGTSFHARYWVDNLREPVLFSTAIERLATEGHDLFIELSPHPILLPAVEQHLRHLGRSGAVVPSLRRDEDERTSMLSALGAIHVTGHAVDLRRQHPVRCRPVALPTYAWQREHFWVEAPARARRARTSGRHPLLGEHVALAAQPGTHLWQTELAADSPAYLSDHLVHGDVVLPGAAYLEMAVAGAVEALGAKRWTLEDVSFQALMTVPREEGLPVQLGITPDAEGASRFQVFSRPSAEGGWTLHAEGRLLSDDGAPGVFSLEETRTRCSERVEGEAHYQVMQERGVDFGPSFRVLKELWRTKGEALARFELPPSVAAELSTHQVHPVLLDACFQVINGAALGEARGETFVPVGLDSLRVHGRPGRSLWGHGVIRRDASGAEGTLEGEVTLLDAEGRVLVEARGLVCRRLRAMPRRSVDEIDGWMYAVDWQEAPRAPAAPVANREPGVWLLLGDRAGFGRKVQAALEARGESVVLVAHGESYRRVEAGRYEVDPSRPEGFTQLFKSEFSPGKPACRGVVHLFSLDAPGLDAHPEALTEAHRLGVKSALHLVQAMVEASFRDVPRLWLVSGGIHSVNTEDMVSRVEHAPLWGLGRVLSVEHSELSCTNVDLKARDEAEAASFVEELLSPSLEDQLALRGASRFVARLERMAREAAPPAELRPEGTYLITGGLGGLGLKLAEWLAGRGARSLALVGRSGASGEARKVIEKLQASGVQVQVCKADVAVRADMERVLTELPSGAPLRGIFHAAAVLDDAFLVNLSSERFDKVMAPKVHGAWNLHSLTMGMPLDFFVLFSAAGALLGSPGQGNYAASNTFLDSLAAYRRGLGLPALSINWGAWGEVGLAAAATNRGDRMALRGIASMPPDQALEALGRLLGSPRARVAVMRFDLRQWREFYLTASQSPFVSRLPVEQAATTPSRAAPGAFVEKLKAAAQGEQPRLLEAHLREQIGQVLRLSPAKIDPQVSLGSLGLDSLMGLEIRNRLEASLGLRLQATLLWRHPTVEGLVGFLVERLQLSPSPKVEQPRNEEAALEAAIVNNVKQLSDAEAEALLAEKLAAFGEEI, from the coding sequence ATGAGCCGAGAGTTCTACGAGAAGATCGCGAACCTGCCTCCGAAGCGGCTCGCGTTGTTGGCCCTGGAGCTGAACACCGAGAACGAGGCGCTCAAGCGCACGCGCTCGGAGCCCATCGCCATCGTCGGCACCTCCTGCCGTCTGCCCGGTGGTGTCGAGAGCCCCGAGGATTTCTGGAGGCTGCTGTCCAACGGTGTCGACGCCATCCGCGAGGTGCCTCGCGACCGGTGGGACGCGGAGGCGCTGTTCGACCCCGAGCCGGGGCGGCCCGGCAAGACGTATGCGCGCTGGGGCGGGTTCATCGACGGCATCGAGCAGTTCGATGCGGGGTTCTTCGGAATCTCCCCGCGCGAGGCCTCGCGCATGGACCCGCAGCACCGGATGTTGCTGGAGCTGGCGTGGGAAGCGCTCGAGCGGGCCGGCCAGCCCGCGGACCAGCTCGCTGGGAGCCGGACGGGCGTGTTCCTGGGTGTCATCGGGAGTGACTACGCACGGCTCCAGGCGGAGCGGCTCGGTGGCTCGCTGGACATCTACCACCTCACGGGCACCTGCCTGAACGCGGCCGCGGGTCGGCTGTCGTATGCGCTGGGTTTGCAGGGCCCGAGCATGGCCATCGACACGGCGTGCTCATCGTCCCTCGTGGCGCTCCATACGGCCTGCCAGAGCCTGCGCAATCGCGACTGCGACCTGGCGCTCGCCGCGGGCGTCAACCTCATGCTCTCGCCGGAAGGCGCCATCGCGCTGTCGAGCAGCCGGGGCCTCGCGCCGGATGGACGATGCAAGACCTTCGACGCGGCGGCTGACGGGTTCGTGCGCGCGGAAGGCGTGGCCGTCGTGGTCCTCAAGCGGCTCTCGCAGGCGCAGGCGGATGGGGACGAAATCCTCGCGCTCATCGCGGGCTCCTGCGTGAATCAGGATGGCGCGAGCAGTGGCCTGATGGTTCCGAATGGTCCAGCGCAGGAGCTGGTCATCCGGCAGGCGCTGTCGAACGCGGGGCTTGCGCCTTCGCAGATCTCGTTCATCGAGGCGCACGGCACCGGCACGTCACTGGGAGACCCCATCGAGCTCCAGGCCCTGGCCCACGTGTTCGGCGAGGGCCGGGCGGCCGAGTCGCCGCTCATCGTGGGCGCGGTGAAGTCGAACATCGGCCACCTGGAGGCGACGGCGGGATTGGCCGGCATCCTCAAGGTGGTGCTCGCGCTTCGTCACGAGGCCATCCCGCCCAACCTTCACTTCAAGCGCCTCAATCCGAACATCGCCATCGGCAACGCGCCGGTGGTCATCCCCACGGAGCAGCGGCCCTGGCCACGCGGCGAACGTCCTCGGTTCGCGGGCGTGAGCGCGTTTGGTTTGAGCGGGACCAATGCTCACATCATCCTTCAGGAGGCACCGGCCCCTCACGCGACTTCCACCCCCGAGCGTGGCGCGGAGTTGCTGGTGCTCTCGGCCCGAAGCCCCGAGGCGCTGGTGGCCACGGCGCGGCGCCACGCGGACTGGTTGACGGAGCACCCGGAGGCTTCGCTTCGAGACGTCTGTGCCACGGCCGCGCTTCGGCGTGCGCACCATGAGCACCGTCTGGCCCTCACGGGGCGGACCCCGGGAGAGCTCGCGGAGAAGCTCCAGGCCCTTGCCCGAGGCGAGTCGGTGGCCGGAGGGACTGTTGGCCGCAAGGTAGGCGGCGCCCGCCGACGGGTCGTCTTCGTGTTCCCCGGTCAAGGTTCGCAGTGGCTGGGGATGGGCCGGCGCCTGTTGGAGGAAGAGCCCGTGTTCCGGGCCGCGCTGGAGCGATGCGCCGAGGCCATCCGCGCCGAGGCGGCATTCAACCTCCTGGAGGTGCTGGCGGCGGACGCGGAGCACTCGCGCCTGGGAGAGATTGACGTCATCCAGCCCGTGCTGTTCGCGATGGAGGTGGCCCTCGCGGAGCTCTGGCGCGCATGGGGCATCGAGCCCGACGCGGTGGTGGGCCACAGCATGGGCGAGGTGGCCGCGGCGCATGTGGCTGGCGCGCTCGGCTTGGAGGATGCGGTGGCCATCATCTGCCGCCGGAGCAAGCTGCTTCGCACCGTGAGTGGCCGGGGCGCCATGTTCATGGTCGACCTCACGTTGGAGGAGGCGAAGGAAGCCCTGCGAGGCTTCGAGGACCGGGTCTCCGTCGCGGTGAGCAACGGGGTGCGCTCGACGGTGCTCTCCGGCGATCCGGTCGCGCTCGAGGAGGTGACCCGGCGGCTCTCGGCCCGGGAGGTCTTCTTCCGCCCGGTGAAGGTGGATGTCGCGTCGCACAGTCCTCAAATGGACCCGCTGCGTCCGGAGTTGCTCACGGCGCTCCAGGGCGTGCGCCCCCGCGTGGCGAGCATCCCCATGTGCTCGACGGTGACCGGCGCCATGGTGGATGGCACGTCATTCCATGCCCGTTACTGGGTGGACAACCTGCGCGAGCCGGTCCTGTTCTCCACCGCCATCGAGAGGCTCGCGACGGAGGGGCATGACCTCTTCATCGAGCTGAGTCCGCATCCCATCCTCCTGCCCGCGGTGGAGCAGCATCTGCGCCACCTGGGGCGTTCGGGGGCTGTTGTCCCATCGCTGCGCCGGGATGAGGACGAGCGGACCTCGATGTTGTCCGCGCTCGGGGCGATTCACGTCACGGGACATGCGGTGGACCTGCGCCGGCAGCATCCGGTGCGCTGCCGCCCGGTGGCCCTGCCCACCTATGCGTGGCAGCGCGAGCACTTCTGGGTCGAAGCCCCGGCCCGTGCGCGCCGTGCCCGCACGTCCGGGCGGCACCCGTTGCTCGGGGAACATGTGGCGCTGGCGGCGCAACCGGGCACGCACCTCTGGCAGACGGAGCTGGCCGCGGACAGTCCGGCCTATCTCTCGGACCACCTCGTGCACGGCGACGTCGTGTTGCCGGGCGCGGCCTATCTCGAAATGGCCGTGGCTGGCGCGGTGGAGGCCTTGGGCGCGAAGCGGTGGACGCTCGAGGATGTGTCCTTCCAGGCGTTGATGACCGTGCCTCGGGAGGAAGGGCTCCCGGTTCAGTTGGGCATCACCCCGGATGCGGAGGGGGCCTCCCGGTTCCAGGTCTTCAGCCGCCCCTCGGCGGAGGGCGGTTGGACGCTGCATGCCGAAGGACGGCTCCTCTCCGACGACGGTGCGCCCGGAGTCTTCTCGCTGGAGGAGACACGGACCCGCTGCTCGGAGCGGGTGGAGGGCGAGGCCCACTACCAGGTGATGCAGGAGCGCGGCGTCGACTTCGGTCCAAGCTTCCGCGTGCTGAAGGAGCTTTGGCGCACGAAGGGGGAGGCCCTCGCGCGTTTCGAGCTGCCGCCTTCCGTCGCCGCGGAGCTGTCGACCCATCAGGTCCATCCCGTGCTCCTGGATGCGTGCTTCCAGGTCATCAACGGCGCGGCGCTGGGGGAGGCGCGGGGCGAGACCTTCGTCCCGGTGGGGCTCGACAGCCTCCGCGTCCACGGGCGCCCAGGTCGCTCGCTGTGGGGGCATGGCGTCATCCGTCGTGATGCAAGCGGCGCGGAGGGGACACTCGAGGGTGAGGTGACGCTGCTCGACGCCGAGGGCCGAGTGCTCGTCGAGGCCCGGGGCCTGGTGTGCCGGCGCCTGCGCGCCATGCCGCGGCGTTCCGTCGATGAGATTGACGGATGGATGTACGCGGTCGACTGGCAGGAGGCTCCTCGAGCGCCCGCCGCGCCCGTCGCGAACCGCGAGCCAGGAGTGTGGCTCCTGTTGGGAGATCGCGCGGGCTTCGGGCGGAAGGTGCAGGCCGCGCTCGAAGCGCGTGGAGAGTCGGTGGTCCTGGTTGCCCATGGGGAGTCATACCGCCGCGTCGAGGCTGGCCGGTACGAAGTGGACCCCTCACGGCCCGAAGGCTTCACGCAGCTCTTCAAGAGCGAGTTCAGTCCTGGCAAGCCCGCGTGCCGAGGTGTCGTGCATCTCTTCAGTCTCGATGCGCCTGGATTGGACGCGCATCCAGAGGCGTTGACGGAGGCGCATCGTCTCGGAGTCAAGAGCGCGTTGCATCTCGTGCAAGCGATGGTGGAGGCGAGCTTCCGCGACGTGCCCAGGCTGTGGCTGGTGTCGGGCGGCATCCACTCCGTCAACACGGAGGACATGGTCTCGCGAGTCGAGCACGCTCCCCTGTGGGGACTCGGGCGTGTGCTGTCGGTGGAGCACTCCGAGCTGAGCTGCACCAACGTGGACCTCAAGGCCCGGGATGAGGCGGAGGCTGCTTCCTTCGTCGAGGAGCTGTTGTCTCCCTCGCTGGAGGACCAGCTCGCGCTGCGAGGCGCTTCTCGGTTCGTGGCGCGGCTCGAGCGGATGGCGCGCGAGGCGGCCCCACCTGCTGAGCTTCGCCCAGAGGGCACGTACCTCATCACCGGAGGTCTCGGTGGGTTGGGGTTGAAGCTCGCGGAGTGGCTTGCCGGCCGTGGAGCTCGTTCCCTCGCGCTCGTCGGACGCAGCGGCGCCTCGGGCGAGGCTCGAAAGGTCATCGAGAAGCTCCAGGCCTCAGGTGTCCAGGTCCAGGTGTGCAAGGCCGACGTGGCGGTGCGTGCGGACATGGAGCGGGTGCTCACGGAGCTCCCCTCCGGAGCGCCACTCCGGGGCATCTTCCACGCTGCGGCCGTCCTCGATGACGCCTTCCTGGTGAACCTCTCCTCGGAGCGCTTCGACAAGGTGATGGCGCCCAAGGTCCACGGTGCCTGGAACCTGCACTCCCTGACCATGGGGATGCCGCTCGACTTCTTCGTGCTCTTCTCCGCGGCGGGCGCGCTGCTGGGATCGCCAGGGCAGGGCAACTACGCGGCTTCGAACACCTTCCTCGACTCGCTCGCGGCCTACCGGCGTGGCCTGGGCCTTCCGGCGCTGAGCATCAACTGGGGCGCATGGGGTGAGGTGGGCCTCGCGGCCGCGGCCACGAACCGAGGTGACCGCATGGCGCTTCGCGGAATCGCGAGCATGCCACCGGACCAGGCGTTGGAGGCCCTGGGCCGATTGCTCGGAAGCCCCCGTGCGCGGGTCGCGGTGATGCGTTTCGACCTGCGGCAGTGGCGTGAGTTCTATCTCACCGCTTCGCAGTCTCCGTTCGTCTCGCGGCTCCCCGTGGAGCAGGCCGCGACGACGCCCTCAAGAGCGGCTCCGGGGGCCTTCGTGGAGAAGCTCAAGGCCGCGGCTCAGGGTGAACAGCCTCGACTCCTGGAGGCGCACCTGCGCGAGCAGATCGGCCAGGTGCTGCGGTTGTCGCCGGCGAAGATCGACCCCCAGGTGTCACTGGGCAGCCTGGGCCTGGACTCATTGATGGGCTTGGAGATCCGCAACCGCCTGGAGGCGAGCCTCGGCCTCCGCCTGCAAGCGACGCTCTTGTGGCGGCATCCCACGGTGGAGGGTCTCGTCGGCTTCCTCGTCGAGCGGCTGCAGCTGTCTCCCTCGCCCAAGGTCGAACAGCCCCGGAACGAAGAGGCGGCCCTGGAGGCCGCCATCGTCAACAACGTCAAGCAACTCTCGGACGCGGAGGCCGAAGCGCTCCTCGCGGAGAAGCTCGCCGCGTTCGGTGAAGAGATCTGA